In Sphingomonas sp. SORGH_AS_0950, the following are encoded in one genomic region:
- a CDS encoding acetyl/propionyl/methylcrotonyl-CoA carboxylase subunit alpha has product MFQKILIANRGEIACRVIRTARAMGIATVAVYSDADAGAPHVRLADESVRLGPAPAAESYLKAELILAAAKATGADAIHPGYGFLSERESFARACAGAGVAFIGPPPNAIAAMGDKIESKKLAKAAGVNVVPGYLGEIADTEEAVRIATDIGFPVMMKASAGGGGKGMRLAWSEADVREGFEATKREGLASFGDDRVFIEKFIESPRHIEIQVLGDQHGNIVYLGERECSVQRRHQKVVEEAPSPFVTPAMRRAMGEQAVALARAVGYYSAGTVELIVSGADPTGESFYFLEMNTRLQVEHPVTEEITGLDLVEQMIRVAAGEPLAFGQDDVTLTGWAIENRVYAEDPYRGFLPSTGRLVRYNPPAEHSDESVRVRVDDGVAEGGEVSMFYDPMIAKLVTWAPTREAAIDAQIAALDAFEIVGPGTNIDFVSALMQHPRFRAGALTTGFIAEEYPEGFHGAPASADLTRTLAAVAAFAATAEADRARRIDGQLGHRLQPPADWTVRIGGKDHAVHVATDGLRVDGAELDLAIAYTPGNRMIAVEDEAGETLHVRIARTRTGFRLTTRGASHIIRVLPARAAPYARHLIEKVPPDLSRFLIAPMPGLLVRLDVAEGDKVEAGQPLAVVEAMKMENILRAAKTGTVKTITARTGDSLAVDAVILELE; this is encoded by the coding sequence GTGTTCCAGAAAATCCTGATCGCCAATCGCGGGGAAATCGCGTGCCGGGTGATCCGTACCGCACGGGCCATGGGCATCGCGACGGTCGCGGTTTATTCCGACGCCGATGCGGGCGCGCCGCATGTCCGGCTGGCCGATGAATCGGTGCGCCTCGGCCCCGCCCCCGCCGCCGAGAGCTATCTCAAGGCCGAGCTGATCCTCGCCGCCGCCAAGGCGACGGGCGCGGATGCCATCCATCCCGGCTACGGCTTCCTGTCCGAGCGCGAGAGCTTCGCGCGCGCCTGTGCCGGGGCGGGCGTCGCGTTCATCGGCCCGCCGCCGAACGCCATCGCCGCGATGGGCGACAAGATCGAATCGAAGAAGCTCGCCAAGGCGGCGGGCGTCAATGTCGTCCCCGGCTATCTGGGCGAGATCGCCGATACCGAGGAGGCGGTTCGCATCGCCACCGACATCGGCTTCCCCGTCATGATGAAGGCGTCGGCCGGTGGCGGCGGCAAGGGCATGCGGCTCGCCTGGTCGGAAGCGGACGTGCGCGAGGGCTTCGAGGCGACCAAGCGCGAGGGGCTGGCCAGCTTCGGCGACGACCGCGTCTTCATCGAGAAGTTCATCGAGTCCCCCCGCCATATCGAGATCCAGGTTCTGGGCGACCAGCACGGCAATATCGTCTATCTCGGCGAGCGCGAATGCTCGGTCCAGCGCCGCCACCAGAAGGTGGTCGAGGAGGCCCCGTCGCCCTTCGTCACCCCCGCGATGCGCCGGGCGATGGGCGAGCAGGCGGTCGCGCTGGCCCGCGCGGTCGGCTATTATTCGGCAGGCACCGTCGAGCTGATCGTGTCGGGCGCGGACCCCACAGGCGAGAGCTTCTACTTCCTGGAGATGAACACCCGGCTCCAGGTCGAGCATCCCGTCACCGAGGAGATCACCGGGCTCGATCTGGTCGAGCAGATGATCCGCGTTGCGGCAGGCGAGCCGCTGGCGTTTGGTCAGGACGATGTGACGCTGACCGGCTGGGCGATCGAGAACCGGGTCTATGCCGAGGACCCGTATCGCGGCTTCCTCCCCTCGACCGGGCGGCTGGTGCGCTACAATCCGCCCGCCGAACATTCCGATGAGTCGGTGCGCGTCCGCGTCGATGACGGCGTCGCCGAGGGCGGCGAGGTCAGTATGTTCTACGACCCGATGATCGCCAAGCTCGTCACCTGGGCCCCCACCCGCGAGGCCGCGATCGACGCGCAGATCGCAGCCCTCGACGCGTTCGAGATCGTCGGACCGGGGACGAATATCGACTTCGTCTCCGCGCTGATGCAGCATCCGCGTTTTCGTGCGGGCGCGCTCACGACCGGGTTCATCGCCGAGGAATATCCCGAAGGCTTCCACGGCGCACCCGCGAGCGCTGACCTGACCCGTACGCTCGCCGCCGTCGCCGCCTTCGCCGCCACCGCCGAGGCGGACCGCGCGCGGCGGATCGACGGGCAGCTCGGCCACCGGCTGCAACCGCCAGCCGACTGGACGGTGCGGATCGGGGGCAAGGACCATGCGGTCCACGTCGCGACCGACGGGCTCCGCGTCGACGGCGCGGAGCTCGACCTCGCCATCGCCTATACGCCGGGCAACCGGATGATCGCGGTCGAAGACGAAGCGGGCGAAACCCTCCACGTCCGGATCGCCAGGACCCGCACCGGCTTTCGCCTGACCACACGCGGGGCCAGCCACATTATCCGCGTCCTCCCCGCCCGCGCGGCGCCTTACGCCCGGCACCTGATCGAGAAGGTCCCGCCCGACCTGTCCAGGTTCCTGATCGCGCCGATGCCCGGCCTGCTCGTCCGCCTCGACGTGGCCGAGGGCGACAAGGTCGAGGCGGGCCAGCCGCTCGCCGTCGTCGAGGCGATGAAGATGGAAAACATCCTGCGCGCCGCCAAGACCGGCACCGTCAAGACCATCACCGCCAGGACCGGTGACAGCCTGGCGGTGGATGCCGTCATCCTCGAACTGGAGTGA
- the bioB gene encoding biotin synthase BioB: protein MTTTTALSAETATPRTDWTRAEIAALFDLPFTELLFRAAEVHRAHHAADQVQLSTLLSIKTGGCPEDCGYCSQSAHADTGLKATKLMDPRAVLQAAAQAKDHGSTRFCMGAAWRNPKDRDMPAIVEMVKGVRAMGMETCMTLGMLTDAQAQTLAEAGLDYYNHNIDTSPERYGDVITTRSFGERLETLEHVRDAGINVCCGGIVGMGETRGDRVGFIHALATLPVHPGSVPVNALVPVKGTVLGDMLADTPLAKIDDIEFVRTVAVARITMPHSMVRLSAGRESMSDATQALCFLAGANSIFTGDKLLTAGNAGDDKDAALFARLGLTPMAAECKVELEAAE, encoded by the coding sequence ATGACGACGACCACCGCGCTGAGCGCCGAGACGGCAACCCCGCGCACCGACTGGACCCGCGCCGAGATCGCCGCACTGTTCGACCTGCCCTTCACCGAGCTGCTGTTCCGCGCCGCCGAGGTGCACCGCGCGCATCATGCTGCCGATCAGGTTCAGTTGTCGACGCTGCTGTCGATCAAGACCGGCGGCTGCCCCGAGGATTGCGGCTATTGCAGCCAGTCGGCGCATGCCGATACCGGGCTGAAGGCGACCAAGCTGATGGACCCGCGCGCCGTGCTGCAGGCGGCGGCGCAGGCAAAGGATCACGGCTCGACGCGCTTTTGCATGGGCGCGGCCTGGCGCAATCCCAAGGACCGCGACATGCCCGCCATCGTCGAGATGGTGAAGGGCGTGCGCGCCATGGGCATGGAAACCTGCATGACGCTGGGCATGCTCACCGATGCGCAGGCGCAGACGCTGGCCGAGGCGGGGCTCGACTATTACAACCACAATATCGACACCTCGCCCGAGCGTTACGGCGACGTCATCACCACGCGCAGCTTCGGCGAGCGGTTGGAGACGCTGGAGCATGTCCGCGACGCCGGCATCAACGTGTGTTGCGGCGGCATCGTCGGCATGGGCGAGACGCGCGGCGACCGGGTCGGCTTCATCCATGCGCTCGCCACCCTGCCGGTGCATCCGGGCAGCGTGCCGGTGAACGCGCTGGTGCCGGTCAAGGGCACGGTGCTGGGCGATATGCTGGCCGACACGCCACTCGCCAAGATCGACGATATCGAATTCGTTCGCACCGTTGCGGTCGCGCGCATCACCATGCCGCATTCGATGGTCCGGCTGTCGGCGGGGCGCGAGAGCATGTCGGATGCGACCCAGGCTTTGTGCTTCCTGGCGGGGGCCAATTCGATCTTCACCGGCGACAAGCTGCTGACCGCGGGCAATGCGGGCGACGACAAGGATGCCGCACTCTTCGCCCGGCTGGGGCTCACCCCCATGGCGGCGGAGTGCAAGGTGGAATTGGAAGCGGCGGAGTGA
- the scpA gene encoding methylmalonyl-CoA mutase: MTTLSDWEALATREVKGRDLDWQTPEGITVKPLYTAEDVREDPGLPGFAPFTRGVRASMYAGRPWTIRQYAGFSTAEESNAFYRRNLTAGQKGLSVAFDLATHRGYDSDHPRVTGDVGKAGVAIDTVEDMKILFDGIPLDAMSVSMTMNGAVIPVLAFFIVAAEEQGVHRSKLEGTIQNDILKEFMVRNTYIYPPEPSMRIISDIFAYTSAEMPKFNSISISGYHMQEAGATQLQELAFTIADGMEYVKYGVASGLDIDKFAGRLSFFFAIGMNFFMEVAKLRAARVLWHRAMTQLGAKDERSKMLRTHCQTSGVSLTEQDPYNNVIRTTIEAMAAMLGGTQSLHTNALDEAIALPTDFSARIARNTQIVLQEETGMTKVVDPLGGSYYVESLTQSLVDGAWALIERIEAEGGMAKAVAAGWPKAMIEEASAARAARVDRGEDVIVGVNTYRLADEAPVEILDIDNHAVRGAQVARIAAVKAARDEAACRAALDALRNAAKIPPLQGEVASRSDDGGVSTLERGNTPPSAADAAATSPAGAGMDRNLLALAVEAARARATLGEISAALEDAFGRYGTQPTPVSGVYGGAYAEDERWARLIRGVEAVERRLGRRPRLFVAKMGQDGHDRGANLVSSMFGDLGFEVVPGALFQTPQEAAQVALARDVDVVGASSLAAGHKTLIPELIGHLRDAGRADIKVIAGGVIPAQDYQALYDAGVQAIFGPGTNLVKAAEDVLRLLGHNMPPETGE; this comes from the coding sequence ATGACCACCCTATCCGACTGGGAAGCCCTTGCCACGCGCGAGGTGAAGGGGCGCGACCTCGACTGGCAGACGCCGGAGGGGATCACGGTCAAGCCGCTCTATACCGCCGAGGATGTGCGCGAAGACCCCGGCCTGCCGGGCTTTGCGCCGTTCACGCGGGGCGTGCGGGCGAGCATGTATGCGGGCCGCCCCTGGACGATCCGGCAATATGCGGGCTTTTCGACCGCCGAGGAATCGAACGCCTTCTACCGCCGCAACCTGACGGCGGGGCAGAAGGGGCTGTCGGTCGCCTTCGATCTGGCAACCCACCGGGGTTATGACAGCGACCACCCGCGCGTGACCGGCGATGTCGGCAAGGCTGGCGTCGCGATCGACACGGTCGAGGATATGAAGATCCTGTTCGACGGCATCCCGCTGGATGCCATGTCGGTCAGCATGACGATGAACGGCGCGGTGATCCCGGTGCTGGCCTTCTTCATCGTCGCGGCCGAGGAACAGGGGGTTCACCGATCGAAACTGGAAGGGACCATCCAGAACGACATCCTCAAGGAGTTCATGGTTCGCAACACCTATATCTACCCGCCTGAGCCGAGCATGCGGATCATCTCGGACATCTTCGCCTACACATCCGCCGAGATGCCCAAGTTCAACAGCATCTCGATCAGCGGCTATCACATGCAGGAGGCAGGGGCCACGCAGCTCCAGGAGTTGGCCTTCACCATCGCCGACGGCATGGAATATGTGAAATATGGCGTGGCCTCGGGCCTCGACATCGATAAGTTTGCGGGCCGCCTGTCCTTCTTCTTCGCGATCGGCATGAACTTCTTCATGGAGGTCGCCAAGCTGCGCGCCGCGCGCGTGCTGTGGCACCGGGCGATGACGCAGCTGGGGGCGAAGGACGAGCGCTCCAAGATGCTGCGCACGCACTGCCAGACGTCGGGCGTGTCGCTGACCGAGCAGGACCCGTATAACAACGTCATCCGCACCACCATCGAGGCGATGGCGGCGATGCTGGGCGGCACCCAGTCGCTCCACACCAACGCGCTGGACGAGGCGATCGCGCTGCCCACCGACTTCTCCGCCCGGATCGCACGCAACACGCAGATCGTGTTGCAGGAAGAAACGGGGATGACGAAGGTCGTCGATCCCCTGGGCGGCAGTTACTATGTCGAGAGCCTGACCCAGTCGCTGGTCGACGGCGCATGGGCGCTGATCGAGCGGATCGAGGCCGAAGGCGGCATGGCCAAGGCGGTCGCGGCAGGCTGGCCCAAGGCGATGATCGAGGAGGCGTCGGCCGCCCGCGCCGCCAGGGTCGACCGGGGCGAGGATGTGATCGTCGGGGTCAACACATACCGGCTGGCCGACGAGGCGCCGGTCGAGATCCTCGACATCGACAATCACGCGGTGCGCGGGGCCCAGGTCGCGCGGATCGCAGCGGTCAAGGCCGCGCGCGATGAGGCGGCGTGCCGGGCAGCGCTGGATGCCCTGCGCAACGCAGCCAAAATTCCTCCCCTGCAAGGGGAGGTGGCATCGCGCAGCGATGACGGAGGGGTGTCGACGCTCGAGAGGGGGAACACCCCTCCGTCAGCGGCTGACGCCGCTGCCACCTCCCCCGCTGGGGCAGGAATGGACCGCAACCTCCTCGCGCTCGCTGTCGAAGCCGCGCGAGCACGGGCGACGTTGGGCGAGATTTCCGCCGCGCTGGAGGATGCGTTCGGCCGCTATGGCACGCAGCCGACCCCGGTGTCGGGCGTCTATGGCGGCGCCTACGCCGAGGACGAACGCTGGGCCCGCCTGATCCGAGGCGTCGAGGCGGTCGAGCGCCGTCTGGGACGCCGCCCCCGGCTGTTCGTCGCCAAGATGGGTCAGGATGGGCATGACCGGGGTGCCAATCTCGTGTCGTCCATGTTCGGCGATCTGGGTTTCGAGGTGGTGCCGGGCGCGCTGTTCCAGACACCGCAAGAAGCCGCGCAGGTCGCACTGGCCCGCGATGTCGATGTCGTCGGCGCCTCCAGCCTGGCGGCGGGCCACAAGACGCTGATCCCCGAACTGATCGGCCACCTCCGCGACGCGGGCCGCGCCGATATCAAGGTCATCGCGGGTGGCGTTATTCCCGCGCAGGATTATCAGGCGCTCTACGATGCCGGGGTGCAGGCGATTTTCGGCCCCGGCACCAATCTTGTGAAGGCGGCCGAGGATGTGCTGAGGCTGCTGGGCCATAACATGCCGCCGGAAACGGGCGAATGA
- a CDS encoding acyl-CoA carboxylase subunit beta: protein MGFPSIELERRRTAARAGGGEKRVAAQHAKGKLTARERLDVLLDEGSFEELDMFVEHNCTDFGMTEQIVPGDGVVTGSGTINGRLVFVFSQDFTVFGGSLSERHAQKICKIMDMAMKVGAPVIGLNDSGGARIQEGVASLGGYAEVFQRNVLASGVVPQLSLIMGPCAGGAVYSPAMTDFIFMVKDSSYMFVTGPDVVKTVTNEVVTQEALGGAVTHTTKTGVADVAFEDDIEALLAARDFIDFLPANNREGVPERPTADAWDRIEESLDTLIPASANQPYDMHELIAKVVDEGDFFEVQPAHGANIITGFGRIEGRTVGFVANQPMVLAGVLDINASRKAARFVRFCDAFEIPIVTFVDVPGFLPGTAQEHNGIIKHGAKLLFAYAEATVPKITVITRKAYGGAYDVMASKHLRGDLNYAWPTAEIAVMGAKGAVEIIFRGRTPEEIAERTAEYEARFANPFVAASKGFVDEVIQPHSTRRRIALGLRKLRNKDLANPWKKHDNLPL, encoded by the coding sequence ATGGGATTCCCGTCGATCGAACTGGAACGCCGCCGCACGGCCGCGCGGGCCGGTGGTGGCGAGAAGCGCGTCGCCGCGCAGCATGCCAAGGGCAAGCTGACCGCGCGCGAGCGGCTCGACGTGTTGCTGGACGAGGGGAGCTTCGAGGAGCTCGACATGTTCGTCGAGCATAACTGCACCGACTTCGGCATGACCGAACAGATCGTCCCCGGCGACGGCGTGGTGACCGGCAGCGGCACCATCAACGGGCGGCTGGTCTTCGTCTTCAGCCAGGACTTCACCGTCTTCGGCGGCTCGCTGTCGGAGCGCCATGCCCAGAAGATCTGCAAGATCATGGACATGGCGATGAAGGTCGGCGCGCCCGTCATCGGCCTGAACGATAGCGGCGGCGCGCGCATCCAGGAGGGCGTGGCATCGCTGGGTGGCTATGCCGAGGTGTTCCAGCGCAATGTGCTGGCCAGCGGCGTGGTGCCGCAGCTTTCGCTCATCATGGGCCCCTGCGCGGGCGGCGCGGTATACTCGCCGGCGATGACCGACTTCATCTTCATGGTGAAGGATTCGAGCTACATGTTCGTCACCGGCCCCGATGTGGTGAAGACGGTGACCAACGAGGTCGTGACCCAGGAAGCGCTGGGCGGCGCGGTGACCCACACGACCAAGACCGGCGTCGCCGACGTCGCGTTCGAGGACGATATCGAGGCGCTGCTGGCGGCGCGCGACTTCATCGACTTCCTGCCTGCCAACAACCGCGAGGGCGTGCCCGAACGGCCGACGGCGGACGCCTGGGACCGCATCGAGGAAAGCCTCGACACGCTGATCCCCGCCAGCGCCAACCAGCCCTATGACATGCACGAGCTGATCGCCAAGGTCGTGGACGAAGGCGATTTCTTCGAGGTCCAGCCCGCCCACGGCGCCAACATCATCACCGGCTTCGGCCGGATCGAGGGGCGCACGGTCGGTTTCGTCGCCAACCAGCCGATGGTGCTGGCGGGGGTGCTCGACATCAATGCCAGCCGCAAGGCGGCGCGCTTCGTGCGCTTCTGCGATGCGTTCGAGATTCCGATCGTGACCTTTGTCGACGTACCGGGCTTCCTGCCCGGCACGGCACAGGAGCATAACGGCATCATCAAGCATGGCGCCAAGTTGCTCTTCGCCTATGCCGAGGCGACGGTCCCGAAGATCACCGTCATCACGCGGAAAGCCTATGGCGGCGCCTATGACGTGATGGCCTCCAAGCACTTACGCGGCGACCTCAACTATGCCTGGCCCACCGCCGAGATCGCGGTGATGGGCGCGAAGGGCGCGGTGGAGATCATCTTCCGGGGGCGGACGCCGGAAGAAATCGCCGAGCGGACGGCCGAATATGAGGCGCGCTTCGCCAATCCGTTCGTGGCGGCGTCAAAGGGCTTCGTCGACGAGGTGATCCAGCCGCATTCGACCCGCCGCCGCATCGCGCTGGGCCTGCGCAAGCTGCGCAACAAGGACCTGGCCAACCCGTGGAAGAAGCATGACAACCTGCCGCTCTGA